One window of Pyrus communis chromosome 12, drPyrComm1.1, whole genome shotgun sequence genomic DNA carries:
- the LOC137710083 gene encoding secreted RxLR effector protein 161-like translates to MDGKPYTSLVGSLMYAHVCTRPDIAYAISMLGRFQSNHGNAHWTAAKKVLRYLQRTKKYLLVYKKGSGLELIGYNDSDFAGCLDSLKSTLGYIFTLANGAVSWKSVKQDTIATSTIQVEFVACYEGTSQAIWLRNFISSLKIMDSITKPVQIWCDNKAAIFYSKNNKRSSETKHLNTKYALIRKKVKSGELLRKLC, encoded by the coding sequence atggaTGGCAAGCCTTATACTTCTCTAGTTGGGAGTCTTATGTATGCACATGTATGTACCAGACCTGATATTGCATATGCCATTAGCATGCTGGGAAGGTTTCAGTCTAATCATGGTAATGCACATTGGACAGCTGCCAAGAAAGTTTTAAGATACCTGCAGAGAACAAAAAAGTATTTGCTAGTATACAAGAAGGGTTCAGGACTCGAACTAATAGGCTATAATGACTCAGATTTTGCAGGCTGCCTTGATTCACTTAAGTCAACTTTAGGATATATATTCACACTGGCAAATGGGGCAGTGTCATGGAAGAGTGTGAAACAAGATACTATTGCCACTTCTACCATTCAAGTTGAGTTTGTAGCTTGTTATGAAGGTACATCACAAGCTATATGGCTGAGAAATTTTATCAGTAGTCTCAAGATTATGGATTCCATAACAAAGCCTGTTCAAATTTGGTGTGATAATAAAGCTGCTATATTTTATTCTAAGAATAATAAAAGGTCTTCTGAAACTAAGCACTTGAACACCAAATATGCATTGATAAGGAAGAAAGTGAAGTCTGGAGAGCTTTTgagaaaattatgttaa